A segment of the Cohnella algarum genome:
TCGCCGCCGCCGTTCACCATGATGCGCTTGCCGAACGGAACGTTCACGACCTCCAGGGCATCGCCTTGCCCGTTTTCCGCCTCTCCTGCGCTACCGGAGGAGGAGCCGTTGCCGCTGCCCGTCGAATCCCCGTTCCCGGTTCCCTGGCCCAATAGTTCGGCTATTTTTTGATCTACGTAGCTTTTCGTGACGATCGGGTCATCCGTGGAGCCCGGAGCTGCCGTCGAAGCATCCGCGTATACGGTTTTGTAAAGGCCGAAACCGCCGGCAACGATTACGGCTGCGATAAGCGCCGAATAAGAAAAACGTTTCACGTTCATCATGATCCATCCTTTCGTTTTATCGTTCGTCATGGTTCAAGGGGACCGAATAACTTGCGCGTTCGTGCTCCTCGCGATTCCAGTAAAAAGAATACATGCTCAACTTCTTGCGGATAAACATGGGGATGGCCGGATAGCTTAATCCGAGACGATAACCGCTATACTTCGCCGCAGCTTCCAGCACCAGCCGGGGAACGGACCGCCAATCGCCGCTCTGCAGGAGCTGCTGCATTTGTTTTTTGACGAGCTTGACGCCTTGGCCCTCCGCTTTCGCATGCTTCAAAATCCAGTTGTGGATTCTCAGCGAAGCGCCGATGTCGAAGTTCCGTCGAAACTGCTGCCGCAACGTATAATGGTGGGAATGGATGACTCTCGCTTCCGACTGATAAACAACGGTATAGCCATTTAAAATGAACCTGGCGGTAATGACCATATCTTCGTTCAAAATAATCGGTTCCGGAAATCTGCCGATCGCTTCGAAAGCCTCCCGCCGATAGGCAGCGCACACGTTCGTAAAGAAAAAAAGCTTGATGCCGAGCCGATCCAAATCTTTAAGCGACTTGTGCTGCGGCTCGGGAGGATAATTCAATTCGGCCGTCATTCGTTCGAGCACGGCCGCGCCCGGCCTGGCGACTTGGCGCCCGCAAACGGACGATACTTCGGGATGCTCCGCCAGCGGCCGCGTGAGCGCCTCGAGCAGCCGGTCGTCCTCCGGCAGCGCATCCTGCGTCAGAAACACCAGCACGTCCCCGGACGCCTTGGAAGCCGCCATATTCCGCGTGCCCCCGTGATCGAACCGCTCTTTCGGGATTTGGAGCACTTTGGCCCCATTTTCCCTGGCGATCGCCACGGTCCGGTCACCGGAGTCGGAATCGACGACAATGATCTCGTGCGCCTTCACCGTCTGCCTATGGAGCCGATCCAGCAAAGCCGGCAAATAGCGCTCCGCGTTCAACGTCGGGATAATTACGGATATTTGCATTTCATAAGTCCTTTACTTTCATTGGAGTAGCTGACCAAGGACGTTCGCTTCTTCCGGATCCGCTTGAATCAGCCGCTCGTAGAGCGCCGGATCGTCCTTCCCTTGCTTGCGAAGCGACGCGAGGTAGTACCTAGCCGCATAACGGTCGTTCGGTTGGGACAAATCTTCCATAATACCGGGCTGCAGCACCTCTTCCGCCTTTGCATAGTCGCCGTTGACATAGTAGACTTGTCCCGCCGCTACACGGACGGAGTTCGGCACGTTGAAAGGCCGGCTTACGATGACGGTTTCCGGCAGCTCGTCGACGCCCGCCCTCAGGCGAACCATTTCATCGTGCAGCTCGATGATCTTGTCTTCCGCCGCTTGAGAGTCGCTTCCGGATTGACGCTGATCTTCCCATTGCCGAAGCAAAACCGATACGGCTTGTTCGTAATATCCCTGTTCGTACTTATTGGACGCGATGCCGTCCAGAATGATTTGAAGGGCGGCTTCGTCGTCCCCCGCCTTCTCGTGAACCAGGTAATTCATATACATGCCCGCCTGGTAATTCGGCTCTTTCGCAACGAGCTTGTCCAAATATTGTTGCGCAACGTCGAGGTACGTCGGGTCTTGCGTTTGCTCATACACCTGGTAATTGATCGCAACCGCCTGGTTGAGAACGATCGGGTGGCCCGGGTTTTGCTTCAAGCTGCTGTCCAGATGGCTCATCATCGTTTCGTAGGTTTGATTCGTGTTGACCGCTTGCGTATATTTGTCGAATTGATCGCTTGCATAAAGCCATTTGGCGGCAAAAACGACAACCGCAATCGACAACGCCCCGAGCGCGGCAGCCGTGCTATACTGAACGATCCGTCTTTTCGCTTCCGTTACGTTCGAGAAAATGACATTCCGCTGCGTTCCGGCCAGAATGCCCAGGCAAAGGAAGACGATGAATCCGTACAACAGATAGGACATGCCGAAATCGATCAAGGAGTGAAGAAGGATCGTAACCGGCGTCATAAAATAAAACAGCGTCACGGACCGTTCCTCTTCCTCGGCTTTGCGATAGGAG
Coding sequences within it:
- a CDS encoding glycosyltransferase family 2 protein: MQISVIIPTLNAERYLPALLDRLHRQTVKAHEIIVVDSDSGDRTVAIARENGAKVLQIPKERFDHGGTRNMAASKASGDVLVFLTQDALPEDDRLLEALTRPLAEHPEVSSVCGRQVARPGAAVLERMTAELNYPPEPQHKSLKDLDRLGIKLFFFTNVCAAYRREAFEAIGRFPEPIILNEDMVITARFILNGYTVVYQSEARVIHSHHYTLRQQFRRNFDIGASLRIHNWILKHAKAEGQGVKLVKKQMQQLLQSGDWRSVPRLVLEAAAKYSGYRLGLSYPAIPMFIRKKLSMYSFYWNREEHERASYSVPLNHDER